In one window of Fibrobacter sp. UWB5 DNA:
- a CDS encoding FISUMP domain-containing protein: protein MAIKKFSSLLIAGALSAFIFACSNGADSSDENRDEILTSSSSESDDPAEEPESSSSKVSDSTDEDSSSSDASSTDVPSSDSLGWKAGDTITLSGYVNRGLVKLATPVTIYELNENLEETGVVYSSFVNDSLGFYFVHDVVLSSPYVYIKMENVAANYVCEEGTATRQPIEALLDLREGLDANLNILTTLQAWRTKHFMKKGKSFAEARKLAYDELRTEFMMDSLQLRFEQISMAESIVDNYYLLGVEAMSIYETDFGPFKEVNFQEDTMNLDYFWDVAYARTAGQFCFKLEEHSKAWHYKVKLTQTKEYIKQVYEARFDFGSCSAENYAEVKTPRYQQGYENKSSYYCDSTKWIHLNQYNCISLDQLVIDTLHGEIGDMVEGAYCKGRFYKYVDFDGWKTATELDVGLKQPCTSKAVGYKASGRKCYACDANDWKEVSLPKDDCDELLHECEEDDGTIFKGYFNQDSSYVCDGSKARRINEREKLFNSACVSTSEKKSFEVGLSTFNCEKGKWSLTSGDSAANALLDERDGQVYRTVGLGTQRWMAEELNYYDTVSSEYLVGNIYRVSQESDEYTITLYSAVAKASSVCPAGYHVPTQDEWQTLFQFADKYRLASDVVASLSSQDHNNIPYYSDYFDEYGFSLNAYGFVNGQGQYTQNLNEVYLWAADSVDGQNVMFFTSRTAKEPKFITSSIAAHRASIRCVEDRKEE from the coding sequence ATGGCTATCAAAAAGTTTAGTTCGCTTCTTATTGCGGGTGCACTGTCTGCTTTTATTTTTGCATGCTCGAATGGAGCCGATTCGTCTGACGAAAATCGGGACGAGATTCTGACGAGTTCGTCTTCGGAGTCGGATGATCCTGCGGAAGAACCGGAATCGTCCTCTTCGAAAGTTTCTGACTCGACGGATGAGGATTCCTCTTCTTCGGACGCATCCTCTACGGATGTTCCCTCTTCGGATTCGCTCGGTTGGAAGGCGGGGGATACCATCACCCTTTCGGGCTATGTGAACAGGGGCCTTGTAAAGCTCGCTACTCCGGTCACGATCTATGAATTGAACGAAAATCTTGAAGAAACGGGTGTCGTGTATAGTAGCTTTGTTAATGATTCCCTCGGTTTTTATTTCGTGCATGATGTTGTACTTTCTTCGCCGTACGTTTATATTAAAATGGAAAATGTGGCTGCGAACTACGTTTGCGAAGAGGGCACTGCGACGAGGCAGCCCATTGAGGCGTTGCTTGACTTGCGTGAGGGACTCGATGCTAATTTGAATATTTTGACTACGTTGCAGGCATGGCGCACCAAGCATTTTATGAAAAAAGGGAAGAGCTTTGCCGAAGCGAGAAAGCTGGCTTACGATGAACTGCGCACTGAATTTATGATGGATTCGCTCCAGTTGCGCTTTGAACAGATTTCGATGGCGGAATCGATTGTGGATAATTATTACTTGCTGGGTGTCGAGGCGATGTCCATCTACGAGACGGATTTCGGTCCTTTCAAAGAAGTAAATTTCCAAGAAGATACCATGAACCTGGACTATTTCTGGGACGTTGCCTACGCCAGGACGGCGGGTCAATTTTGTTTTAAGCTCGAGGAGCATTCCAAGGCCTGGCATTACAAGGTCAAGTTGACGCAGACCAAGGAATACATAAAGCAAGTTTATGAAGCGCGATTTGATTTTGGTAGTTGTTCCGCCGAAAATTATGCCGAAGTAAAGACGCCGCGCTATCAGCAGGGTTATGAAAACAAGAGTTCCTATTATTGCGACTCTACCAAATGGATTCACTTGAACCAATATAATTGTATAAGTCTGGATCAACTTGTTATCGATACGCTGCATGGCGAAATCGGTGACATGGTAGAAGGCGCTTACTGTAAGGGACGGTTCTACAAATATGTGGATTTTGATGGTTGGAAAACAGCCACGGAACTGGATGTCGGCTTAAAACAGCCTTGCACCTCTAAGGCGGTCGGGTATAAGGCGAGTGGCCGTAAGTGCTATGCTTGCGACGCAAACGATTGGAAGGAAGTTTCGCTTCCTAAGGACGATTGTGACGAACTATTGCATGAATGCGAAGAAGATGACGGAACGATTTTCAAGGGCTACTTTAACCAGGATAGTTCCTATGTGTGCGATGGTTCCAAGGCCCGCCGTATCAATGAACGCGAAAAGCTCTTTAATTCGGCCTGTGTTTCTACAAGCGAAAAGAAATCGTTCGAGGTCGGCCTTTCGACGTTCAACTGCGAAAAGGGAAAATGGAGCTTGACTTCGGGCGATTCTGCCGCCAATGCATTGCTCGATGAACGCGACGGTCAGGTTTACCGCACCGTGGGGCTCGGGACCCAGCGCTGGATGGCCGAAGAACTGAACTACTATGATACCGTGTCTTCGGAATATCTGGTGGGGAATATCTACAGGGTTTCCCAGGAATCGGATGAGTATACCATTACGCTTTATTCTGCCGTAGCCAAGGCCTCTAGTGTTTGCCCGGCGGGGTACCATGTTCCCACGCAGGATGAATGGCAGACTCTCTTCCAGTTTGCAGACAAGTACCGCCTTGCGAGCGATGTTGTCGCAAGCCTCAGTTCCCAAGACCATAACAACATTCCTTATTATTCGGACTATTTCGACGAATACGGCTTTTCGCTAAATGCGTACGGTTTTGTGAATGGCCAAGGACAGTATACGCAGAATTTGAATGAGGTTTATCTGTGGGCGGCGGACTCCGTTGATGGTCAGAACGTCATGTTCTTTACGAGCCGTACTGCTAAAGAACCCAAATTCATTACGAGTTCCATTGCGGCTCACCGGGCCTCAATCCGGTGCGTAGAAGACCGTAAAGAAGAGTAG
- a CDS encoding glycoside hydrolase family 5 protein yields the protein MKLYGLFGIACGMTLFASTAAFALPKATEIYPDMGLGYNIGNTMEVPKNPTLWGNPFPDAAYVKAIKDAGFNTVRIPCAWNSHASNGTINAGWLDSVKTVVDLVIGNGMYAILNSHWDEGWLEDHVFDGKGFDKTGEVTVSAAEIAAKQESYWKQIATKFAEYDEHLIFASANEPGVNDPWNGGSDNGQWAFDEARMQVLKSYHEACLKAVRSTGGNNATRIVVVQSPRTEIDKSPLLASMYPTDPAGEGYTMAEVHFYPYQFSLMTSGDEDWGKMFYYWEDQTPGNDAAHTCSGSALGSKKSIDELFSGLKSRFYDKGIPVVIGEMGAVKRLGVLTGDNLKVHLKARAAWYGYTVAAAKKNGLVPCVWDTGDEGDGNFTIIRRQVNKFGGNVGDITDVETLNAMREAYGQASLPGNSIDSIVTQNPDIPETAAGKGVQVTYQTVTSDSSEVGTLRINLQGSKKDLSKYVGIEVRLKGEVATAGPCSGASDGCGEYGWTSMDLFMMTGESWAWFDASVVEQADKDLDADAFQTIQVKWEDFRSEPTGLNSANAIGLNLYGTQVTGTITFDYIKGIKADGSTEIIDDFDKKPQLEGTASGKVVALNGTEAIKTATVAAASKMLVNVQPGMVSAHFVAAKTAPAKATLMNSLGQVIAQQNFTANKGMNTVELSSNYRGPAMLMVRQGSQRYMQKVILK from the coding sequence ATGAAGCTTTACGGACTTTTCGGCATCGCCTGCGGAATGACACTCTTCGCAAGCACCGCAGCGTTCGCTCTCCCCAAGGCGACCGAGATCTACCCCGACATGGGTCTCGGCTACAACATCGGCAACACCATGGAAGTGCCCAAGAACCCGACGCTCTGGGGCAATCCATTCCCGGATGCCGCTTATGTGAAGGCCATCAAAGACGCCGGCTTCAATACCGTCCGTATTCCTTGCGCCTGGAACAGCCATGCCTCTAACGGCACCATTAACGCAGGCTGGCTCGACTCCGTAAAGACTGTTGTCGACCTCGTGATTGGCAACGGCATGTACGCCATTTTGAACAGCCACTGGGACGAAGGTTGGCTCGAAGACCACGTTTTTGACGGCAAGGGCTTCGACAAGACCGGCGAAGTGACTGTTTCTGCAGCCGAGATCGCCGCCAAGCAGGAAAGCTACTGGAAGCAGATTGCAACCAAGTTCGCCGAATACGACGAACACCTGATTTTTGCATCTGCCAACGAACCGGGCGTGAACGACCCGTGGAACGGCGGTTCCGACAATGGTCAGTGGGCATTCGACGAAGCCCGCATGCAGGTTCTCAAGAGCTATCATGAAGCATGCCTTAAGGCAGTGCGTTCTACCGGCGGAAACAACGCCACCCGTATCGTGGTCGTGCAGTCTCCGCGTACCGAAATTGACAAGTCTCCGTTGCTCGCGTCCATGTACCCGACTGACCCGGCAGGCGAAGGCTACACCATGGCCGAAGTCCACTTCTACCCGTATCAGTTCTCCTTGATGACCAGCGGTGACGAAGACTGGGGCAAGATGTTCTACTACTGGGAAGACCAGACTCCGGGTAACGATGCCGCACACACCTGTTCCGGCTCCGCCCTCGGTTCCAAAAAATCGATCGATGAATTGTTCAGCGGACTCAAGAGCCGTTTCTACGACAAGGGCATTCCTGTTGTGATCGGTGAAATGGGTGCCGTCAAGCGTCTCGGAGTCCTCACCGGCGATAACCTGAAGGTTCACCTGAAGGCACGCGCCGCATGGTACGGCTACACGGTCGCCGCAGCTAAGAAGAATGGCCTCGTTCCTTGCGTGTGGGATACCGGCGACGAAGGCGACGGCAACTTCACCATTATTCGCCGCCAGGTGAACAAGTTCGGCGGCAACGTGGGCGACATTACCGACGTTGAAACTTTGAACGCCATGCGTGAAGCTTATGGACAGGCATCTCTCCCGGGCAACAGCATTGATTCTATCGTTACCCAGAACCCGGACATTCCCGAAACCGCAGCTGGCAAGGGCGTCCAGGTGACTTACCAAACTGTAACTTCTGACTCTAGCGAAGTGGGAACATTGCGCATCAACCTTCAGGGTTCCAAGAAAGATCTTTCCAAGTATGTGGGTATTGAAGTTCGCTTGAAGGGCGAAGTTGCTACTGCAGGCCCCTGCTCTGGCGCAAGCGATGGTTGCGGCGAATACGGCTGGACCTCCATGGACCTCTTCATGATGACGGGTGAAAGCTGGGCTTGGTTCGACGCCTCTGTTGTGGAACAGGCCGACAAGGACCTCGACGCAGACGCATTCCAGACAATCCAAGTTAAGTGGGAAGACTTCCGCTCTGAACCGACCGGTCTCAACTCTGCAAACGCCATCGGTCTGAACCTCTATGGCACGCAGGTCACCGGCACCATTACCTTTGACTACATCAAGGGCATCAAGGCCGACGGTTCCACCGAAATCATTGACGACTTTGACAAGAAACCGCAGCTCGAAGGCACCGCAAGCGGCAAGGTTGTCGCCCTCAACGGCACTGAAGCCATCAAGACCGCAACTGTCGCAGCAGCAAGCAAGATGCTCGTGAACGTGCAGCCCGGCATGGTGAGCGCCCACTTTGTTGCAGCAAAGACTGCTCCGGCAAAGGCCACGCTCATGAACAGCCTCGGTCAGGTGATTGCCCAGCAGAACTTTACTGCCAACAAGGGAATGAACACAGTTGAACTTTCTAGCAACTACCGCGGTCCGGCAATGCTCATGGTTCGCCAGGGCAGCCAGCGCTACATGCAGAAGGTGATTCTGAAGTAA
- a CDS encoding SNF2-related protein → MEYGVYGSTWWSKQWLDRLLAGASERDIDYAFKYVGRGQVQPFTVNDNRVMAEVKGPNGGLHNVYLVFPKFDKERGEAFVGLLKQQPVELMALSNGALNPSIELILSKCGLSLFEGFDQVNMNCDCKDALPCRYVICVCLKLAEMASADPFLLFRLHGLDIAYLKDYKPEEPVESDVPRESTLVRILPVNNRSAAPRVPMFKFEEWRDYSHVLPAMLKNFPDFCPAGNFKKSFVDELARCREFYNHFENFGQFAQDFGIYHARTFLMEQERLQLIHARPWQWTFDQMVEDTVVASALSVENVMGALCRLNQDCVWHNHVTVRFLHQLLQVAYYLVRCGAIYPQVFWLNNVTAQVRWLPAEMLPDVLAIVAELEKSVPDDFAFTVRDGSREENSREEKSREDLDAAAEHILSIFIGKLLRFARTAQSYKKGPHENLLGFFFDCKSGKLAANGLKIPSKIQAWFSVYNSLEFNHKIVFVCSELGKEIALNVFIEDASGRVPLAQLFRDSDPRLLSLLNVLNCMAEIFKPMKAYLENHATEPVVMHGAELKEFVNYTVKKSEVFGIVTEIPRSLLERTRPKTQMKLKGSLGIGAFTAGDLLDFDWEVALGEDKISAEEFLKLARDAEGLLKFKDRYIEFNKDDLDLLQQRLDEREKEKAKKQKADDSDDVEVIDGAENAESAEAAEQFIPSTAKLVQACLTGKCDDITVDMTDGLKDQFDAWRSETNCSLPEDLNATLRPYQERGYSWMYKNLQMGFGCILADDMGLGKTLQVIAFLLKLKQEGRLAENRALVVVPAGLLLNWQMEIKKFAPALTVFAYHGANRKLEKFDADLLITTYSTCRLDFKKLEKLNWQVVVIDEAQNIKNADSEQSRRIRAFRAPMKIAMSGTPVENRLMEFWTIMDFCNRGFLPSANEFRDKFETPIQKNANQAVAEHFKKITAPFMLRRMKTDKSIISDLPDKIQQNEYAELTRTQAALYKRTLDEFMKQLELLAEGASLDINDDVLAAAAGDSLDAGEGSGGHNLFKRKGLILQMILALKQICNHPRTYLKAGEARVEDSGKLGMLLDLLKSIEESGEKTIIFTQFREMGEFLQETLDRELSIKADFYHGGCTQNQRNEMVRKFQEDPEVKVLILSLKAAGTGLNLTAASQVIHYDLWWNPAIEAQATDRAFRIGQTKNVQVHRFITKGTFEEKIDALLQAKKAVADMTVNAGETWLANMDDKQLTEIFNLD, encoded by the coding sequence ATGGAATATGGTGTTTATGGAAGTACCTGGTGGAGCAAGCAGTGGCTAGACCGCTTGCTTGCGGGTGCTTCTGAACGCGATATCGATTACGCCTTCAAGTACGTGGGGCGCGGGCAGGTTCAGCCTTTTACGGTGAACGATAACCGCGTCATGGCCGAGGTCAAGGGCCCGAATGGGGGCTTGCACAATGTGTACCTCGTGTTCCCCAAGTTCGACAAGGAACGGGGCGAAGCCTTCGTGGGGCTTTTAAAGCAGCAACCGGTCGAGCTCATGGCGCTTTCGAATGGCGCCCTCAATCCGTCCATAGAATTGATTCTGTCGAAATGTGGGCTTTCGTTGTTCGAAGGCTTTGACCAGGTGAACATGAATTGCGACTGCAAGGACGCCTTGCCTTGCCGTTACGTGATTTGCGTGTGCCTGAAGTTGGCCGAAATGGCGTCTGCCGATCCGTTTTTGTTGTTCAGGCTGCATGGGCTTGATATTGCCTACCTCAAGGATTACAAGCCCGAAGAACCGGTAGAATCGGATGTGCCGCGTGAATCGACTTTGGTGCGAATTTTGCCGGTGAATAACCGCAGCGCGGCCCCGCGCGTGCCCATGTTCAAGTTCGAGGAATGGCGCGACTATTCGCATGTGTTGCCGGCCATGCTCAAGAACTTCCCGGATTTTTGCCCGGCGGGGAACTTTAAGAAGAGCTTTGTCGACGAACTGGCTCGCTGCCGGGAATTCTACAACCACTTCGAAAATTTTGGCCAGTTTGCGCAGGATTTTGGCATTTACCATGCCCGAACCTTCTTGATGGAACAGGAACGCTTGCAACTGATTCACGCTCGCCCCTGGCAGTGGACTTTTGACCAGATGGTTGAAGATACCGTGGTGGCCTCTGCGCTTTCGGTTGAAAACGTGATGGGCGCCCTTTGCCGCCTGAACCAGGATTGCGTTTGGCATAACCATGTGACGGTCCGCTTTTTGCACCAGCTTTTGCAGGTGGCATATTACCTGGTGCGCTGCGGGGCGATTTACCCGCAGGTATTCTGGCTGAATAACGTGACCGCGCAGGTGCGCTGGCTGCCTGCGGAAATGCTGCCCGATGTGCTTGCGATTGTGGCTGAACTCGAAAAGTCCGTGCCCGATGATTTTGCTTTTACGGTACGCGATGGGTCGCGTGAAGAAAATTCTCGCGAAGAAAAATCTCGTGAGGATCTGGATGCGGCGGCCGAGCATATTCTTTCGATTTTTATCGGTAAGCTATTGCGTTTTGCCCGCACCGCCCAAAGTTACAAGAAGGGTCCGCACGAAAACTTGCTCGGATTCTTTTTCGATTGCAAGTCGGGCAAGCTTGCTGCCAACGGCCTCAAGATTCCGTCCAAGATTCAGGCGTGGTTCTCGGTCTACAATTCGCTAGAATTCAACCACAAGATTGTATTTGTCTGCTCGGAGCTTGGCAAAGAAATTGCGTTGAATGTCTTTATTGAAGATGCTTCGGGCCGCGTGCCGCTTGCGCAGCTGTTCCGCGATAGCGATCCGAGGCTCTTGTCGCTCTTGAATGTGCTGAACTGCATGGCCGAAATCTTTAAGCCCATGAAGGCCTACCTTGAAAACCATGCGACAGAGCCTGTGGTAATGCATGGTGCCGAACTCAAGGAATTCGTGAATTACACGGTCAAGAAGTCCGAAGTCTTTGGAATCGTGACCGAAATTCCGCGCTCGCTTTTGGAACGTACTCGCCCGAAGACCCAGATGAAGTTGAAGGGTAGCCTTGGAATCGGCGCGTTTACCGCAGGCGACTTGTTGGACTTTGACTGGGAAGTGGCTCTCGGCGAAGACAAAATTTCGGCTGAAGAATTCCTGAAGCTTGCCCGCGATGCCGAAGGCTTGCTCAAGTTCAAGGATCGCTATATCGAATTCAATAAAGATGACTTGGATTTGTTGCAGCAGCGCTTGGACGAACGCGAAAAAGAGAAGGCGAAAAAGCAGAAAGCAGATGATTCTGACGATGTCGAAGTCATCGATGGCGCCGAGAATGCGGAATCGGCCGAGGCTGCAGAACAGTTTATTCCGTCTACCGCCAAGCTGGTGCAGGCATGCCTTACCGGCAAATGCGATGACATTACGGTGGACATGACCGATGGCCTGAAGGACCAATTTGACGCCTGGCGCAGCGAGACAAACTGCTCGTTGCCCGAAGATTTGAACGCGACACTCCGCCCGTATCAGGAACGCGGCTATTCCTGGATGTACAAGAACCTGCAAATGGGTTTTGGCTGCATTCTGGCCGACGACATGGGCTTGGGCAAAACATTGCAGGTGATTGCTTTCTTGCTCAAACTAAAGCAAGAAGGGCGCCTTGCCGAGAACCGCGCGCTTGTGGTGGTGCCGGCGGGCCTTTTGCTGAACTGGCAGATGGAAATCAAGAAGTTCGCGCCCGCGCTGACCGTGTTTGCCTACCATGGCGCCAACCGCAAACTTGAAAAGTTCGATGCCGATTTGCTGATTACAACCTACTCGACATGCCGCCTCGACTTTAAGAAGCTGGAAAAGCTGAATTGGCAAGTGGTGGTGATTGACGAAGCGCAGAATATCAAGAATGCCGACAGCGAACAGAGTCGCCGCATTCGCGCATTCCGTGCGCCCATGAAGATTGCCATGAGCGGTACGCCGGTCGAAAATCGCCTTATGGAATTCTGGACGATTATGGACTTTTGCAACCGCGGCTTTTTGCCCTCGGCAAACGAGTTCCGCGATAAGTTCGAAACGCCAATCCAGAAGAACGCGAACCAGGCAGTGGCCGAGCATTTCAAGAAGATTACGGCGCCCTTTATGCTGCGCCGCATGAAGACGGATAAGTCTATCATTAGTGACTTGCCCGACAAAATCCAGCAGAATGAATACGCCGAACTCACGCGCACGCAGGCAGCCTTGTACAAGCGTACGCTCGACGAATTCATGAAGCAGTTGGAACTTTTGGCCGAGGGCGCCTCGCTTGACATTAATGATGATGTGCTTGCGGCTGCCGCAGGCGATTCTCTGGATGCCGGCGAAGGTTCCGGTGGTCACAATCTCTTCAAGCGCAAGGGCTTGATTCTGCAGATGATTCTCGCGCTCAAGCAGATTTGCAACCACCCGCGCACGTATTTGAAGGCGGGGGAGGCCCGCGTCGAAGATTCCGGCAAGCTTGGCATGTTGCTCGATTTGCTCAAGTCCATCGAAGAATCCGGCGAAAAGACAATCATCTTTACGCAGTTCCGCGAAATGGGCGAATTCCTTCAAGAAACGCTCGACCGCGAGCTGTCGATTAAGGCGGATTTCTATCACGGCGGCTGCACGCAGAACCAGCGTAACGAAATGGTCCGCAAGTTCCAGGAAGATCCGGAAGTCAAGGTGCTAATCTTGTCGCTGAAGGCGGCTGGAACCGGCCTGAATCTGACTGCGGCCTCGCAGGTGATTCATTACGACTTGTGGTGGAATCCGGCGATTGAGGCGCAGGCAACCGACCGCGCCTTCCGTATCGGGCAAACCAAGAACGTGCAAGTGCACCGCTTTATTACCAAGGGCACCTTCGAAGAAAAAATCGACGCCCTGTTGCAGGCCAAGAAGGCTGTCGCCGACATGACCGTGAACGCCGGCGAAACCTGGCTTGCGAACATGGACGACAAGCAACTCACCGAAATCTTCAATCTTGATTAA
- a CDS encoding glycoside hydrolase family 5 protein — MKHILAKTALFALAGTLSATAATLPTAKEVQAKMGMGFNVGNSMEVPNNPTAWGNPYPTQALLDSVKAAGFNTVRIPCAWDSHTSGGKVTETWLDSVKTVVDYAMRAGLYTILNIHHEGEGGWFQSNIGTSVDQTIDNKMKTYWTQIANKFKNYNERLLFAGANEPGPNVNTWTSQHVSTLMHYYQTFIDAVRATGGNNETRTLIIQGLNTDIDKSVANAPVSTFPKDKVEGRLMFEVHYYDPYQYTLMTSQQDWGASEPILPQYYYGDYTKASEPKRNAGYNAWAGSVDSKLGSIVHPQEQFAKMKTNYVDKGYPVIVGEFGANVRSPELSGNDLNTHKQGRVQWHKDVVSAAKQYGLTPILWDMGNESNSTYDNMAYIRRQSSPMGKVLEVDVINAMRSVYSLGNYNNTGVTHVEDFITGGNSEPASSSSVVASSSSEVASSSSEAVSSSSAPTTTIIAGLNSTVQFTRNGSMLYSNKPIRLFDINGNQIRSAKKSAGRAELSLAGLHQGVYLAKSANKTLLVDVK; from the coding sequence ATGAAGCATATTCTTGCCAAAACCGCCCTCTTTGCCCTCGCAGGAACCCTTTCTGCGACCGCAGCGACGCTCCCCACCGCCAAGGAAGTCCAAGCCAAAATGGGCATGGGTTTCAATGTCGGCAACTCCATGGAAGTGCCGAACAACCCCACGGCTTGGGGCAACCCCTACCCGACTCAGGCTTTGCTCGATTCCGTGAAGGCGGCAGGATTCAACACGGTCCGAATTCCCTGCGCTTGGGACAGCCACACCAGTGGCGGCAAGGTCACCGAAACCTGGCTTGACTCCGTGAAAACGGTGGTCGACTACGCCATGCGCGCAGGCCTCTACACGATTTTGAACATTCACCACGAAGGTGAAGGCGGCTGGTTCCAGAGCAACATCGGTACAAGCGTTGACCAGACGATCGATAACAAGATGAAGACTTACTGGACGCAGATTGCAAACAAGTTCAAGAACTACAACGAACGCTTGCTATTTGCAGGCGCCAACGAACCCGGTCCTAATGTGAATACGTGGACATCGCAGCATGTGTCCACCCTTATGCACTACTACCAGACTTTTATTGACGCGGTGCGTGCTACAGGCGGAAACAACGAAACCCGCACCTTGATTATTCAGGGCTTGAACACCGACATCGACAAGTCTGTCGCAAACGCTCCGGTGAGCACCTTCCCGAAGGACAAGGTCGAAGGCCGCTTGATGTTCGAAGTGCATTACTACGATCCGTACCAGTACACGCTCATGACGAGCCAGCAGGACTGGGGCGCAAGCGAACCCATTCTGCCGCAGTACTACTACGGTGACTATACCAAGGCCAGCGAACCCAAACGCAACGCCGGTTACAACGCCTGGGCAGGCTCCGTAGATTCCAAGCTCGGAAGCATTGTGCACCCACAAGAACAATTCGCCAAGATGAAGACGAACTACGTGGACAAGGGCTACCCGGTCATCGTAGGTGAATTCGGCGCCAACGTCCGCAGCCCGGAATTGAGCGGTAATGACCTGAACACCCATAAGCAGGGCCGCGTGCAATGGCACAAAGACGTGGTTTCTGCCGCCAAGCAGTACGGCCTCACCCCGATTCTCTGGGACATGGGCAACGAAAGCAACAGCACCTACGACAACATGGCCTACATTCGCCGTCAGTCTTCCCCGATGGGCAAGGTGCTCGAAGTCGACGTGATCAACGCCATGCGTAGCGTGTACAGCCTCGGCAACTACAACAACACCGGCGTCACCCATGTCGAAGACTTTATTACCGGCGGCAACAGCGAACCAGCATCTAGCTCTAGCGTTGTTGCCTCTAGCTCTAGCGAAGTCGCTTCCAGTTCCAGCGAAGCCGTTTCTAGTTCGAGCGCCCCCACGACGACAATCATCGCCGGCCTGAATTCTACGGTGCAGTTCACCCGCAACGGCAGCATGCTTTATTCCAACAAGCCCATCCGCCTGTTCGACATCAACGGAAACCAGATTCGCTCGGCCAAAAAGAGCGCCGGACGCGCCGAACTTTCGCTCGCAGGACTCCATCAGGGCGTATACCTGGCCAAGAGCGCCAACAAGACGTTGCTTGTTGATGTGAAATAA
- a CDS encoding TIGR02147 family protein, whose translation MKPIVEYQDYHAFMSDYYEERKRTSAFSWREFAKIAGFISPTYLKLVCEGKSNLSKVAMGRVARAMGLVGHEETYFEAMVQFGNARKDDQKKKFLEQMQSMALSHKVRVVDKDAFEYYETWKNSVVRELAPMMPGAMPGEIAKMCTQEVSALEVRKSLQFLERAGFLKQTTENVYEQTEKSVEGSKEGLPLAIRAMHREMGNLAVDSLDRFTADERNVTGVTMGVNRETYEKIVEELDACRKKIVAIASECKDISQVYRLNLQLFPLSRDFKKVEEA comes from the coding sequence ATGAAACCGATTGTAGAATATCAAGATTATCACGCCTTCATGAGCGATTACTATGAAGAACGCAAAAGGACTTCGGCGTTCTCGTGGCGTGAATTTGCAAAGATTGCCGGTTTCATTTCGCCTACTTACCTTAAATTGGTTTGCGAAGGAAAAAGCAATCTGAGCAAAGTGGCCATGGGCCGCGTGGCACGGGCGATGGGGCTTGTGGGGCACGAGGAAACTTACTTTGAGGCGATGGTCCAATTTGGAAACGCCAGAAAAGACGACCAGAAGAAAAAATTCCTGGAACAAATGCAGTCGATGGCGCTCTCGCATAAAGTGCGTGTTGTCGACAAGGATGCTTTTGAATATTACGAGACCTGGAAAAATTCGGTGGTGCGCGAACTTGCTCCCATGATGCCGGGGGCCATGCCGGGCGAGATTGCCAAGATGTGTACGCAAGAGGTCTCTGCTCTGGAAGTTCGCAAGTCGTTGCAGTTCTTGGAACGGGCCGGATTCTTGAAGCAGACGACGGAAAACGTTTACGAGCAAACTGAAAAGTCCGTGGAAGGCTCCAAGGAAGGCTTGCCGCTTGCGATTCGTGCGATGCACCGCGAAATGGGCAACCTGGCCGTTGATTCTCTGGACCGTTTTACGGCGGATGAACGCAACGTCACTGGCGTTACCATGGGCGTTAACCGCGAAACCTATGAAAAAATTGTCGAAGAACTCGACGCCTGTCGCAAAAAAATTGTGGCCATTGCGTCGGAATGCAAGGACATTTCACAGGTTTATAGACTAAATTTACAACTATTCCCCCTTAGCAGGGACTTCAAGAAAGTCGAGGAGGCTTAA